One Gemmatimonadaceae bacterium genomic region harbors:
- the prfB gene encoding peptide chain release factor 2, whose amino-acid sequence MFDLAGKRESLTALEHQMTGAGFWDDQERARDVVQRVKALKGWIEPFDRIEGRVRSAAELDELLEAEPDDEMRRDLDQETSSIESSLREYELRSLLQGPDDFRDAQVEIAAGAGGTEAMDWAQMLLRMYTRWAERHGFSIEILDMSEGEEAGIKGAVVEIKGQYAYGFLRPETGVHRLVRISPFDSNARRHTSFASVFVYPVVDEEINIEIREEDIKMDVFRASGAGGQHVNKTSSAVRLTHIPSGVVVSSQQERSQFKNKATAMKQLKNRLYQIEADKQAAAKAKLDATKSDVSFGSQIRSYVFQPYTMVNDHRTELKIPDVQRIMDGDIDAFIEAYLKQFGAGAPGASEMA is encoded by the coding sequence ATCTTTGACCTCGCCGGCAAGCGCGAGAGCCTAACGGCGCTCGAGCACCAGATGACAGGCGCCGGATTCTGGGACGACCAGGAGCGCGCGCGCGACGTGGTGCAGCGGGTCAAGGCGCTCAAGGGGTGGATCGAGCCATTCGACCGGATCGAGGGACGCGTGCGCAGCGCGGCCGAACTCGACGAGCTGTTGGAGGCGGAGCCCGATGACGAGATGCGGCGAGACCTCGACCAGGAGACGTCGTCGATCGAGTCGTCGCTGCGGGAGTACGAGCTTCGGTCGCTGCTGCAGGGGCCCGACGACTTCCGCGACGCGCAAGTGGAGATCGCGGCGGGGGCGGGCGGGACGGAAGCGATGGACTGGGCGCAGATGCTCCTGCGCATGTACACGCGCTGGGCCGAGCGTCACGGGTTCTCGATCGAGATCCTCGACATGTCGGAGGGCGAGGAGGCGGGGATCAAGGGAGCGGTGGTCGAGATCAAGGGGCAGTATGCGTACGGCTTCCTGCGTCCGGAGACTGGGGTCCACCGCCTGGTGCGCATCTCGCCGTTCGACTCCAACGCCCGCCGGCACACGAGCTTTGCCTCGGTCTTCGTCTATCCCGTGGTGGACGAGGAGATCAACATCGAGATCCGCGAGGAGGACATCAAGATGGACGTCTTCCGGGCCAGCGGAGCGGGCGGTCAGCACGTCAACAAGACAAGTTCGGCGGTGCGCCTGACGCACATTCCGAGCGGTGTCGTCGTCTCGTCGCAGCAGGAGCGATCGCAGTTCAAGAACAAGGCGACGGCGATGAAGCAGCTGAAGAACAGGCTCTACCAGATCGAGGCAGACAAGCAGGCGGCCGCGAAGGCCAAGCTCGACGCCACCAAGTCCGACGTGTCCTTCGGGAGCCAGATTCGCAGCTACGTCTTCCAGCCGTACACCATGGTGAACGACCACCGCACCGAACTGAAGATCCCCGATGTGCAGCGCATCATGGACGGCGACATCGACGCGTTCATCGAGGCGTACCTCAAGCAATTTGGCGCCGGCGCGCCGGGCGCCTCGGAGATGGCATGA
- the lysS gene encoding lysine--tRNA ligase, which translates to MSEDLNFVLKARREKLAQLESLGVAPFAYGFDATHDTVQALRALPAGEEEGPRVAVAGRIVAWRPHGKTIFGHVADTHSRLQVYFRKDELGEEVFAQLALFDIGDIIGVDGTLFRTRTGETTVKVARATMLAKSLRPLPYGKDEIVDGKVVRHSGFADPEMRYRQRYADLAVNADVRRRFVARSRMITEVRRALDALGYLEVETPVLQPLYGGAAARPFTTHHNALDMPLYLRIADELYLKRLVVGGLDRVYEIGHDFRNEGIDRTHNPEFTMLEFYEAYADYTVMMGRVESLLIRASDAVRGVLSPDAVGAEERLLLTDEGCVDVPRFTPPFPRIEWVPSLNQALGADCMRADLASLRQMAHRIGVHKVESLSRPKLLDEMFQALVESRIDAPTFVVDYPVELSPLAKPKRGVEGLTERFELFAKGKELANAFSELNDPLDQRRRFEAQARLKAEGDEEASGVDEDYLRAMEYGMPPMGGVGIGMDRLFMYLSSSANIRDVILFPTMRPE; encoded by the coding sequence ATGAGCGAGGACCTCAACTTTGTCCTGAAGGCCCGGCGCGAGAAGCTGGCGCAGCTCGAGTCGTTAGGCGTGGCGCCCTTCGCGTACGGATTTGACGCGACGCACGACACCGTGCAGGCGCTGCGCGCCCTGCCGGCCGGTGAGGAGGAGGGGCCGCGCGTGGCGGTGGCCGGCCGCATCGTGGCCTGGCGCCCGCACGGCAAGACGATTTTCGGGCACGTGGCCGACACGCACTCGCGCCTGCAGGTGTACTTCCGCAAGGACGAACTGGGCGAGGAGGTCTTCGCCCAGTTGGCGTTGTTCGACATCGGCGACATCATCGGCGTGGACGGGACGCTGTTCCGCACACGCACGGGCGAGACGACGGTGAAGGTCGCACGCGCCACGATGCTCGCGAAGTCGCTGCGCCCGCTCCCGTACGGCAAGGACGAGATCGTGGACGGGAAGGTCGTGCGGCATTCCGGCTTTGCCGACCCGGAGATGCGCTATCGCCAGCGCTACGCCGACCTGGCGGTGAACGCCGACGTGCGGCGCCGCTTCGTGGCCCGCTCGCGGATGATCACCGAGGTGCGCCGCGCGCTGGACGCGCTGGGCTATCTCGAGGTGGAGACGCCCGTGTTGCAGCCGCTGTACGGCGGCGCGGCGGCGCGCCCGTTCACCACGCACCACAACGCGCTCGACATGCCGCTCTACCTGCGGATTGCCGACGAGCTGTACCTCAAGCGCCTGGTGGTGGGCGGGCTCGACCGCGTGTACGAGATCGGCCACGACTTCCGGAACGAGGGGATCGACCGGACGCACAATCCGGAGTTCACGATGCTCGAGTTCTACGAGGCGTATGCCGACTACACCGTGATGATGGGGCGCGTGGAGTCGCTGCTCATTCGCGCCTCGGATGCGGTGCGGGGGGTGCTGTCGCCGGACGCGGTCGGTGCGGAGGAGCGATTGCTGCTGACGGACGAGGGGTGCGTCGACGTCCCGCGCTTCACGCCGCCCTTTCCGCGCATCGAGTGGGTCCCGTCGCTCAACCAGGCGCTGGGCGCCGATTGCATGAGGGCCGACCTCGCGTCGCTGCGGCAGATGGCGCACCGGATCGGCGTCCACAAGGTGGAGTCGCTCTCCCGCCCCAAGCTGCTGGACGAGATGTTCCAGGCGCTGGTGGAGTCACGGATCGACGCGCCGACCTTCGTGGTGGACTACCCGGTTGAGCTTTCGCCGCTCGCCAAGCCCAAGCGTGGCGTGGAAGGACTCACCGAGCGCTTCGAGCTGTTCGCCAAGGGAAAGGAATTGGCGAACGCCTTCAGCGAGCTCAACGACCCGCTCGACCAGCGCCGCCGCTTCGAGGCGCAGGCGCGGCTCAAGGCGGAGGGCGACGAGGAGGCGAGCGGCGTCGACGAGGACTATTTGCGCGCGATGGAGTACGGAATGCCGCCGATGGGTGGCGTTGGGATCGGGATGGACCGATTGTTCATGTACCTCTCGTCGTCGGCCAACATCCGCGACGTGATCCTCTTTCCCACGATGCGCCCCGAATGA